The Streptomyces camelliae genome window below encodes:
- a CDS encoding phosphotransferase family protein — protein sequence MVTGEGAEHIGADLEGQGWGATRAWVEKGLSETERIEEVVRLRGGWTSEMRRLGICGPGGRRSLVLRSFVKPFFVRHAEGLLTREAAVLRLLGDTDVPAATPVAVDATAQYCDHPSLLMSLLPGTVRLGDEGADRRAELLARQLLRIHRLPVTAEARPRTYQAWTSPERVSPPEDTERPELWQRAVDVICYEPPDYRACFLHRDFHPGNVLFTGDGDGLRISGVVDWVETSWGPADLDVAHCSTALALLHGVPAGMRFADRYLAAGGTLAEDRAAHLYWRLLDALAFAPDAEKVAVPWREVGRADLTPTVLIRRLEGYLQALFDRYA from the coding sequence ATGGTTACGGGCGAGGGGGCCGAGCACATCGGTGCCGATCTTGAGGGTCAGGGCTGGGGTGCGACGCGTGCCTGGGTGGAGAAGGGGCTGTCCGAGACAGAGCGCATCGAAGAAGTCGTGCGGTTGCGTGGCGGCTGGACGTCGGAGATGCGCCGTCTGGGCATCTGCGGGCCGGGCGGTCGACGCTCACTGGTCCTGCGGTCCTTTGTCAAGCCCTTCTTCGTTCGGCACGCGGAGGGCCTGCTGACCCGCGAGGCAGCCGTTCTGCGCCTGCTCGGCGACACGGACGTGCCCGCAGCCACGCCTGTGGCGGTGGACGCAACGGCGCAGTACTGCGACCATCCCTCCTTGCTGATGTCCCTGCTGCCCGGGACCGTGCGCCTGGGCGATGAAGGGGCCGATCGGCGTGCCGAACTGTTGGCCCGTCAATTGCTGCGTATCCACCGGCTGCCGGTGACCGCAGAGGCACGGCCTCGCACCTATCAGGCGTGGACCTCCCCCGAGCGGGTGAGCCCACCCGAGGACACCGAGCGGCCTGAGCTGTGGCAACGGGCTGTGGACGTGATCTGCTACGAGCCCCCGGACTACCGGGCCTGCTTCCTGCACCGGGACTTCCATCCCGGCAATGTCCTCTTCACGGGCGACGGCGACGGTCTGCGGATCAGCGGCGTCGTCGACTGGGTGGAGACCTCCTGGGGGCCGGCCGACCTGGACGTGGCCCACTGCTCGACGGCTCTGGCCCTGCTGCACGGGGTTCCCGCGGGCATGCGCTTCGCCGACCGCTACCTTGCGGCGGGAGGGACGCTGGCCGAAGACCGCGCCGCTCATCTCTACTGGCGGCTGCTGGACGCGTTGGCCTTCGCTCCGGACGCCGAGAAGGTCGCTGTCCCCTGGCGCGAGGTGGGCCGTGCCGATCTGACCCCCACCGTGCTGATCAGGCGGCTGGAGGGATACCTCCAGGCCCTTTTCGACCGATACGCCTGA